The proteins below come from a single Diadema setosum chromosome 21, eeDiaSeto1, whole genome shotgun sequence genomic window:
- the LOC140244524 gene encoding nuclear cap-binding protein subunit 2-like produces MCRRPRKMANKTDRMAELSSYRDQHFRGSMQEQEKRLKKSATLYIGNLSFFTTEEQIYEVFAKCGDLKRVVMGLDKIKRTPCGFCFVEYYHREDASNAMRYVSGTRLDDRIIRTDWDVGFSEGRQYGRGKSGGQVRDEYRTDYDGGRGGYGKAAIKQLSQNKKRYQQWMS; encoded by the exons ATGTGCCGAAGACCAAGAAAAATGGCGAACAAAACGGATCGTATGGCTGAGCTCAGCTCATACAGAGACCAACATTTTAGG GGTTCTATGCAGGAGCAAGAAAAGCGCCTGAAGAAAAGCGCCACCCTGTACATAGGAAATCTGTCATTCTTCACCACCGAGGAACAGATCTACGAGGTCTTTGCAAAGTGCGGTGACCTCAAACGAGTCGTCATGGGGCTCGACAAGATCAAGCGGACGCCctgtgggttttgttttgtgga GTATTACCATCGTGAAGATGCCAGCAATGCCATGAGGTACGTCAGCGGCACCCGCCTGGACGACCGGATCATCCGTACAGACTGGGATGTGGGCTTCTCAGAAGGTCGCCAATATGGCAGAGGCAAAAGTGGAGGGCAG GTTCGTGACGAGTATCGCACCGACTATGATGGAGGACGTGGCGGCTACGGCAAGGCTGCCATCAAGCAGCTCTCCCAGAACAAGAAGCGCTACCAGCAGTGGATGAGTTGA